The DNA sequence GTCTTATTTTCTGATCCGAGTGGGCTATCACCCGATGCATCAACCTTTATATCATCAACTTTCGTTAACGGAGGTGGAAAAGTTGTCGAACATAGAGATGATGGAGACGATAGTGTTTATTTGGTTGGAGATGATTGGGTAAAAGGAGGCTCTAAAAAAGGTTTACCAAACGTTGGTAAGGAAAAACCGGGAATGGTTTATGTTCCTGGTTTAGTATATCAATTTGATGAAAATGGAGAGCTAAATGTTCCAGATTTTGATAGCTTTAATAAAGCTAATGGTGCAACGACAGCTATAGGTGGTCCATATGATGTAACTGGTTTTTGGGAAGCTTTTTTCACTCAATTGTTTACTGAAATGGGGGATGATTCTCCTCAAGCAAGTATAGCTTTAGCGGTTATTACAAAAGGAAAAGTTAAACCTAAAAACGCAATAATACTTCTTGAAAATTTGCCTAAGCAAATGCATCATTTCGCAACAAACAAAAATAAAAACTGGACTCCATTGATGAATAAAATTGCGCAAAAATATGGTTTATCTTTAAATGGGTCCTGGAATAAAGCTTTGATGCCTCATTTAGGGAGACATCCAAATGACTATCACAAATTTGTTTATAAAGCAATGCAAGAAGCATCAGCTAAGGCCGGCAATAATAAAGAACAATTTATAAAATTATTTAATGAATCTGTAACACAACCTGTTCTTCAAAATCCAGGTTTATTACGCAAATCCGGTTGGCAGTAATGAGTAAATATTTTTCGATAAGTTGGGTTGATAACCCAGTGGGGCCAGTTGCATTTGGTCCAGAAAACTCTAAACTAAATTTTGAATTGACAGAAGAATTAGTCGGATGTAATAAATTACCTTTTGACTTAATAATTAAAAAAGTTAGTCAATTAAAAGACAGTGTAGAAGAAAGTGACGATTTATCCGATTTAAATACAATATGGGAGGATTATCTTCCTAATAATATTGGTTTTGCATTAATGTCAGATAGATTAAAAGCAATTGTCGATCTACATTTAACAGGGCAAGAAGATATCGATTGGATAAATTGTAAAGTCTGGGCGAATGCAACATTTAAAATTTATTACATACTGAGATTTAATAGAAAATTAGATGTTCTCGACATCGAAAACACAAAGTATATTCCAAATTCAAATAGAATTTTAAAACCATGTTATTCTTTATTAAAAGTCAACTTTTATAATGTATTTCATGAAGAATTATCAGATAATTTATGGCAAATAAATATTTTTATAATTATTTCTGAAAAGCTAAAAAAAGATATACAAAAGGGCAAATTAACTGGAATTGAATTTGGAAAAGTGACAGTAATTTAAATGCTCGAATTTGTTTCTTTTATTAATTTCTTTTAAATTTTAAATAATGAGTAGTCCAAAACAGTTAAACTTTTTTATTACAGCAGAAAACTATAAGTCAATAAATTCTGATACATGACGGATATTCAATTACACAACTTAAAAGTGGATATTTTTAATCAAGCAAAAATATACATAGAAACTCTTAGAGAATTTGCTCCCTTCGGTTCTACAATTCTTAATAATGAAATAACACCTCTTGGATATTATAGTGATGAAGAAATAGTGGATTCAAATAATGCAATAGAAATACTTCAACAACAACTTTCAAAAAAGATTAAAGCAAATCTAATTGAAGCTGGTGCTGTTGCTTTTGATGTAATAGCTAATTTTAAAAATGGAGATGGAATATCTGAAAAAAGAGATGCACTTTGCCTCAAAATATCTAAAGATGGAGAAAACTGGAGTGAGGAATATTTTCCTTATTTAATTATCGAAGGTGAATGTATTTGGAAATAATCTGACACCCTAAAACAAATCCTGTACAATACTAATCATTAAAAAGAGGAGCAGAAATAATAAAAACTGTACTTTTAAATATGCGAAAAGCAAGTTTAGAAGCAGGAAATGACAAAGCAAAATTTTTAAAGTTATTTGATGAATATTTCAACAGCCCTTAATTAAAAGTCCAAATTTATTAAGAAAAACAGGTTGGTAAAAATGAGTAAATACTATTTTTCAAGTTGGAAGCATAGGGCACAAATAGTAACAGAATAATATTTGTTCCATATAATTAATTTTAAATTATGATTTCAAAACAACTTAATTTTTTTCACTCAAATAATGATATTGAGAAATTTATTACTTACTTTAGAAAGAAAGGTTTTGCGCTATATCCTTATTTAGTAAATCATCTGGATGAAATAAAACAGGAAGAAAAATTGAACAAACAAAGTAAGATAGAAATTATCTATGATTCAAATCAAATTGAATATAAATTTATCGAAAAACAAAGATATTATTTATTCAATCCTGAAAAATCTTATGCAATAGAATTTTTAGTATGTACTCCTTCAGAAGGTAATAAAATAGAAGCTGGCCGTCTATATTATACTCCCAAATATTATGAAGACGGCAAACAAACTTTAAAAAGTGATCATTTTGTAAACGAAGCTAATAATCTTTTAAAAGATTTTAAAAAAGATTTTTTGAAGAAAACGGAATATAGTGAAAATTGGTTTTTTACAGAAGATATAAATAATTTATTTAAGAAAAAACTTGTCGAATGGACACAAAATAACAACGCAATAAAATTAGGTTAGTGAAAAAATAAACTGCAACTAGACAATCTAAAAAAGGGTTAACTTCATCTACAAGTGAAACGAACGTTGACCATGTTAAAAGAAAAAGAGATCACGGTAGTGAACACCAGATAAGGAATATATTTTATGTTCTTATTGTAATCTGAAAAAGGAGGATGAATAATATGAATAATAA is a window from the Flavobacterium cupriresistens genome containing:
- a CDS encoding AHH domain-containing protein, giving the protein MSSTFVNGGGKVVEHRDDGDDSVYLVGDDWVKGGSKKGLPNVGKEKPGMVYVPGLVYQFDENGELNVPDFDSFNKANGATTAIGGPYDVTGFWEAFFTQLFTEMGDDSPQASIALAVITKGKVKPKNAIILLENLPKQMHHFATNKNKNWTPLMNKIAQKYGLSLNGSWNKALMPHLGRHPNDYHKFVYKAMQEASAKAGNNKEQFIKLFNESVTQPVLQNPGLLRKSGWQ
- a CDS encoding imm11 family protein, translating into MSKYFSISWVDNPVGPVAFGPENSKLNFELTEELVGCNKLPFDLIIKKVSQLKDSVEESDDLSDLNTIWEDYLPNNIGFALMSDRLKAIVDLHLTGQEDIDWINCKVWANATFKIYYILRFNRKLDVLDIENTKYIPNSNRILKPCYSLLKVNFYNVFHEELSDNLWQINIFIIISEKLKKDIQKGKLTGIEFGKVTVI